DNA from Conexivisphaera calida:
TAGGCTCTCCTCCCTCCCTTATCACAATCCTGTAATCATCTCCATAATACTCCACGTCGTACACGATCCTCCTCTTCCTGGAGAGCCAGAAGTCCTTCGTTAGCGGCACCCACGCGCCGCACTTCGGGCACTTCACCTGCCTCACCCACAGATACGCCAGCACCTTCCTCCCCTCATACTCCGGGTAGAGGTTGAGGCGGATGGCCTCTTCCCTCACCCTCCTGAGGATCCTGCAGCCCCAGTACGCCAGATCCCCCAGATCCGAGAGCTCGTCTGGATCCATCTCACACAATCTCTCGACGTCGAGCCCGAATCCATGCCTGAGCTCCTTTCTCCTCCCCTCTAGCTCCTCCGGGTTCACGAGCCTCCTCCCGTAGCGCTTTGACCACTCTATGACCTTCAGGAGGAGCCACGCCACCGGGTTGTGATCGGCCGCGATCGCGGGGATCCCGAGCCTCAACGCCTCGAACGGTATGGAGCCCCCGCCGGCGAACGGATCCAGGAGGACTATGTCCTCATGTTCAGCCCTCTCACGGAGCGCCGAGACTAAGGAGGAGGGAGGATCAGCTTGGTAGGACCTCTCATCGGACTTGAGCCCCAGGGCCTTCCCCAGATCCTCCTTCGGAAAATCCGGCTCAACGAGCGACGCGAGCGCCACCCCGCGGGAGGCGACGAGGGGTTTCCGGGCCCACCAGAAGGTCAGCTCGTGTACCGGTGCCCTGCCACCCGTCTTCTCCTTCCTTACTTCATCGCCGATCTCCGATAACAGCGGCACATTTCCCTCTATGAGCCTGCCCACGTCCCTCAGATGTGGCCCATGATATAAAGGGTTATAGGCCCAGGATCCTGCGCATGTCCTCGTAAGGTATCTCTATCTTGAACTGGAACCTCTTGTACTTCTCCACCACGTCCCTCAGCTTCCCGTAGGGGTCCTTCACCCTCAGTATGGATCCGCATCCATCCCCGGCCTGGAGGTCCACGATGTACAGGTACACGCTCTGCCTGGCGATCACGCTGAGCTCCCGCGGGGCTAGCTCGGCGAGGTACCTCTGCCTCCTGCGCCCCGACATGGACATCACGTCCCACTCCCTCTGCGTTATGTAGACCTTACTCGAGGGCCCGGAGACCGTCTTGACCTCTATGTACCTGACCTCCCCGTCCGGCCTGTAAGATATCAGGTCCACCCCGGCCGTGAACTTGTCCCTCAGGTCCTCCAGGCTGGCCCCCTCCTCCTTCTCGCACCTCATGACGAGCTCCTCCCCCTTTCTCCCGGACTCCAGCAGCCTCTCGCTGTAGTCGAGCCCGAGCTCGGAGTAGCCGAATGGGTAGAGCCCTATCGCTGCCAGGACCTCCTTCCGCACCGCGTGGCCGGACTCCCTGAGCCCGTCTATGCGCCCGGTGCAGTCCAACTGCCTGTCGAGTGCAGCGTGGAGCCTGGATGCGTACCTCTGCCTCTCCATGACGTCGGCGGCCGACCTCTGGAGCCCGCTTAGCCTGTTTATCTCGGCCGTGTACCTAGAGATGACGTCCGTCCTCAGGACTTCCAGCACGCGGTCCACCTCCCTCCTCACCTCCCCCTCGACTGCCTCCAGGCGCTCCACGGGTGGATCCTTCGGCTGCCCGCTCCACCGCTGCACCCCGTAGAGGTTGTCGATGGCCGAGAGCCCGACCTCCACGACCCTCCCCCTGCCCTCGTCCTCCAGCAGCGCGACCACGCGCTTGGACGAGAGGTCCGTGGTCCTGTTCGACTCGCAGTCCACCGGCACCCCCCTCACCGAGTCCTCGACCCTGACCAGCCAGAGCCAGCCCTTGACCGACTTGTTCTCCGCCTCCAGGACCAGCTGCCCCCTAGGCCTCAGGATCTCCAGGAGCCTCCTCACGAGCGGGTGCTCCACCCCTATGTACTCCAGCCCGGGATCCGAGGCGAGCGCGTCCCTGCTGAAGGTGCCCCTGAAGGGCCTCACCTCGACCGTGCCCCCCTCCAGGCATCCCGCGTGCACGAGCGCGAAGACGTCCCTGCCCCGGTCGTACTGGAAGCACTTCGGGTCCAGGCCGCTCATCGCGTCGAGGACGAATCCCCTCACCTCCTCCTCCCCTATCGCGTCGCCCTCGGGGCACCTCGGGTCGCCCTCCGGTATCCTGATCCTGTTGCGGTCCAGGAGCTCCTCCAGCTCTACGACCGCGTCCTTCCTGCGCATCACGTCCTCGTAGAGCTCCTCCGCCGCCCTCTCAGCGCCCGCCACGACGGCCCTCTCGACGGCCGCCTCCAGGTCGGACTCGTCGATGAGGAGCCCCGCGTAGTCGAAGACGTGCCCGAGCTCCTCCCTTATAGTGCCCAGCTTCTCCATGAGCACCTCGTAGATCCTGTTGTCCACGGTGTCCTCCACGAGCATGCTTATCGCCAGCACCTTCCCCCTCTGCCCGTACCTGTGGATCCTCCCTATCCTCTGGTCGAGCCTCGTCGGGTTCCAGGGCAGGTCGTAGTTCACCATGAACCTGGCCACCTGCAGGTTCAGCCCCTCGGACGCTACGTCGGTTGCTATCAGTACCCTGGCCCCGTCCTGCCTCCGGAAGCTCTCCTCAGCCCTCATCCTCTCATCCGGGCCCATGCGACCGTGCACCTTCACGACGCCGCCCACGCCGGATTTGCTCAGTTGATCGTACAGGTACTCCAGCGTGTCCCTGTACTGGGTGAACACTATCACCTTCTCGGGCCGCCCCGCGGCGTCGCCGCGCGCCAGGCCCCCGAGCACGTCCTCCCTGAGCGCCCTGAGCTTGCTGTCCGACCCGAGCGCGGCCCTGCAGAGCCCGATGAGCCCCTCCACCACCCTAACCTCCCTCTGCAGGTCCAGGCCCGCCACGTTCTCTATCACGTACTGCTCCTCCCTGGGGCTCAGCCCCCCGAGGGATCCGACGCTGCGCTCCACCTCCTCAGGGTCCGCGCGGAGTTCCCCGCGCAGCATCGCCTCAAGCCTCCCCTTCCTCCTCTCGAGGCTCCTCAGCAGCGCGCGCATGCTGGAGGACGCCCTCTTCTGGAGGACCACAGCGACGAGGCCGTACGACCTCCTCTCCGTCTTCCTGTAGAGGTCGTAGTACTCCTTCACGTAGTCCAGGAGCGCCAGGTAGGCTTCCCTCTCCGCGTCGTTGAACCTTATCCTGACGAAGTCCGACTCGCGCCCGGGTATCAGGGGCCTTCCATCGTACCCCCTCACCTCCTCCCTGAGCCTCCTCACGACGAGCCTGGACACGAACTCGCCGATGCTCGACGACTCGTCGAGGGGGACGTTGGGGTCCAGGAGGCGGAGCCTGTACCTGAAGTCGACGGGCTTGCCGTGGTGCGGCGTCGCCGTGAGGAGCAGCACGTTCGGGATGGAGCCCGCCAGCGCCTCCGCGGCCACGTAGCCCCTGGTCTTCCTTACGCGCTGCCCGACCTTCTCCGTGGTCAGGTTGTGGGCCTCGTCGAATATCGCGAGGTCCCACCGGGCCCTTCTAAGGACCTCCAGGTTCTTCCTCCTCCTGGCGAGCCCGAGGGGCACTATCAGGACGTCCTCCGCCACGGCGCCCTGAAGCTCCTTCCCGGCCCAGGCGACGGCGGCCTCCACGCCGAACTTCTCCCCGAGCTCCCTCTCCCACTGGAGCGCCAGGGACTTCGGCACCACTATCAGGATCCTGCCGACCCTCCCCCTGGCCATGAGCTCCCTGGCTATCATCCCTGCCTCGATCGTCTTGCCCAGCCCCACGTCGTCCGCGATCATCAGCCTGACGTATCCCTGCGACATCGCCATGCCGAGCGCGCTCCTCACGGCGCCTATCTGATGGGGGAGCGCGTCCACCTTGGCGAGGGATGCCTGGACGCACGGGGTATCGTTGAACATGTAGTCCATCCTGAGCGCCCTCAGCGCTAGGCCGGGATTGTCCACGCCACGCATATTGCGCGTGCGCGTTTATAGCCATTTGATCGCCCACAGGTATAACTTTTAACATCGCAGGTACCGAATCAGCGATGCGGGGACGACATGGCTTCTAGATTTATCCGCATTATTACTAGCAATTGGTACTCGTTCGTAGGCTTCGTGCTCGTGATAGCGGCCGTAGCCCTCTCCACAATTTTCGCTTACCAGCACGCGGCAATACTTGTCGCCTCATCATTCAGCGTCCTCAGCGTGGGCGCGTCCCTACTGGCGACGGGCTTGCACGAGTACAGCAATTTCCTCTCCTCTACGACCGAGCTCGAGTTGAAAGATGGCGGCGAACTCGAAATATTGTATCCCTTTGTGAGTAGAGATGTAGCGGGAGAGGGATGTGTTCACGGTATACTAGCACAGGATATCGGCCGCGTGTATACTATATCAGCTGTGCTATATAACGGTGGCCGGGCCATTGCTAAATACGTCAAGGCCGCGCTGACCCTCGATGAGATCGAAGCCCGTGATGGGCAAGGCGGACGCGTGAAAACCAGGATAAGCGGTGAGTTGCTACCTTGGGCCGTCCCGGAGCCGCAATTCGGGGATCCCCGGCACGCGATCAACGTAAATCCCTACCAAGCCGCGAGGCTTTGCCTATTTGACTTCTACCCTGATGAACAGAATGCCGAGATTGTGAATGTCGACATATATCGCGAGTATGAT
Protein-coding regions in this window:
- a CDS encoding helicase-related protein yields the protein MDNPGLALRALRMDYMFNDTPCVQASLAKVDALPHQIGAVRSALGMAMSQGYVRLMIADDVGLGKTIEAGMIARELMARGRVGRILIVVPKSLALQWERELGEKFGVEAAVAWAGKELQGAVAEDVLIVPLGLARRRKNLEVLRRARWDLAIFDEAHNLTTEKVGQRVRKTRGYVAAEALAGSIPNVLLLTATPHHGKPVDFRYRLRLLDPNVPLDESSSIGEFVSRLVVRRLREEVRGYDGRPLIPGRESDFVRIRFNDAEREAYLALLDYVKEYYDLYRKTERRSYGLVAVVLQKRASSSMRALLRSLERRKGRLEAMLRGELRADPEEVERSVGSLGGLSPREEQYVIENVAGLDLQREVRVVEGLIGLCRAALGSDSKLRALREDVLGGLARGDAAGRPEKVIVFTQYRDTLEYLYDQLSKSGVGGVVKVHGRMGPDERMRAEESFRRQDGARVLIATDVASEGLNLQVARFMVNYDLPWNPTRLDQRIGRIHRYGQRGKVLAISMLVEDTVDNRIYEVLMEKLGTIREELGHVFDYAGLLIDESDLEAAVERAVVAGAERAAEELYEDVMRRKDAVVELEELLDRNRIRIPEGDPRCPEGDAIGEEEVRGFVLDAMSGLDPKCFQYDRGRDVFALVHAGCLEGGTVEVRPFRGTFSRDALASDPGLEYIGVEHPLVRRLLEILRPRGQLVLEAENKSVKGWLWLVRVEDSVRGVPVDCESNRTTDLSSKRVVALLEDEGRGRVVEVGLSAIDNLYGVQRWSGQPKDPPVERLEAVEGEVRREVDRVLEVLRTDVISRYTAEINRLSGLQRSAADVMERQRYASRLHAALDRQLDCTGRIDGLRESGHAVRKEVLAAIGLYPFGYSELGLDYSERLLESGRKGEELVMRCEKEEGASLEDLRDKFTAGVDLISYRPDGEVRYIEVKTVSGPSSKVYITQREWDVMSMSGRRRQRYLAELAPRELSVIARQSVYLYIVDLQAGDGCGSILRVKDPYGKLRDVVEKYKRFQFKIEIPYEDMRRILGL